One Faecalispora anaeroviscerum genomic window carries:
- the mobP3 gene encoding MobP3 family relaxase codes for MPKIIFTSRYMRDAPPEQLQNYVKYIGTREGVEKIDESKAQLPATVNQQKLIGQLLRDILSSQDMLEYSDYLLCPTRGNASEFISCALEQNLDLVGKRENYVDYIANRPRVERIGEHGLFTDAGTPVILSQVQGDVVDHKGPIWTHVISLRREDAARLGYDSGKQWRDLIRSKRAMFCKYMKIDSENLRWYCAFHNESHHPHVHLMVYSAKDNDGFLTEPAIEAMRSELAHDIFRQDFAQIYDQQNQARSDLKQGTADLMEELLRQISSGICENKTIEEKILLLSQRLQNTGGKKVYGYLKADVKAIVDQIVDELVKDERVAKLYVAWGDWQNEILKTYTNQFPPQPPLSQQKQFKSIKNMVIAEALKLDGHHFTFEDESMSEPITPPEAIPDTFELHDDVPDEPSEIVFRAEWSDQYKLARAYLYGSDTVEQDFNEAFQLFLLEAESGNALAMHDLGRMFADGLGGEVDPVVSHEWYERALSAFLDVEAEKHKPYLQYRIGKMYAAGLGTPQDYGQAASWFQEAVNKNHKYAQYSLAGLYYRGQGVAQDYETAFELYRRSADQDNPYADYELAKMFRDGIGTQKNTDKSGEHFKRAFTGFSSLEAESHDDKLQYRLGQMLYTGTGTRQDIPAAMIYFEKAAKVGNVNAQYMLGKLWLETGTGDTEQAVEWLTKAADGGNAAAQYALAKFYRDGTHMQKDIQKAVELFTLSAEQKNEYAAYQLGRLYLSGEDIPKDAAAAVRWLTFSSGLGDQYAQYTLAKLYLVGEDVLKDISNAIRLFTLSAKQKNEYAAYQLGKFYLSGEDVPKDVEAAVRWLTTSAEQGNQYAQYALGELYFYDGDAPRDKEKSLYWLSLSAQQGNVYAQFLIDRINEYRNPSVMLAATRLMHRLENLFRENYHKTTGGAAFRIDRKRLRRLREKKQAQGHARDDYEQQHQITL; via the coding sequence ATGCCCAAGATCATTTTTACCTCTCGCTACATGCGGGATGCCCCGCCGGAGCAGCTACAGAACTATGTAAAATACATCGGTACCCGTGAAGGCGTAGAAAAAATTGACGAGAGCAAAGCACAGCTTCCGGCGACGGTAAATCAGCAAAAGCTGATCGGTCAGCTTCTCCGGGACATTCTTTCCTCACAAGACATGCTGGAGTACAGTGATTATCTTTTGTGCCCCACAAGGGGAAATGCATCCGAGTTTATTTCCTGCGCCTTGGAGCAAAACCTCGATCTTGTCGGCAAGCGGGAAAACTATGTGGATTACATTGCAAACCGTCCACGCGTAGAACGGATCGGTGAGCATGGCCTATTCACTGATGCCGGAACTCCGGTGATTCTGTCGCAGGTGCAGGGTGATGTGGTCGATCACAAAGGGCCGATTTGGACACATGTGATTTCTCTCCGACGCGAGGATGCGGCGCGGCTCGGATATGACAGCGGCAAGCAGTGGCGGGATCTGATCCGCAGCAAGAGAGCCATGTTTTGCAAGTACATGAAGATCGACAGCGAAAACCTCCGCTGGTACTGCGCTTTTCATAATGAAAGTCATCATCCGCATGTTCACCTTATGGTCTACTCCGCGAAGGACAACGACGGATTTCTTACCGAGCCTGCCATTGAAGCCATGCGTTCCGAGCTGGCGCACGATATCTTTCGTCAGGACTTCGCTCAAATTTATGATCAGCAGAATCAGGCGCGAAGCGACCTCAAGCAAGGCACTGCGGATTTGATGGAAGAACTGCTGCGGCAGATATCCTCCGGCATCTGTGAAAACAAGACCATCGAAGAAAAAATCCTGCTGCTTTCCCAGCGTCTCCAAAACACAGGAGGGAAAAAAGTTTACGGTTACCTCAAGGCTGATGTAAAGGCCATCGTCGATCAGATTGTCGATGAGCTGGTCAAAGATGAGCGCGTCGCAAAGCTATATGTCGCATGGGGAGATTGGCAGAATGAAATTCTCAAGACATATACTAATCAGTTTCCTCCGCAGCCGCCTCTCTCTCAGCAGAAACAATTTAAGAGCATCAAAAATATGGTGATCGCCGAAGCGTTAAAGCTTGACGGTCACCATTTTACATTTGAGGACGAATCCATGTCGGAGCCGATAACGCCACCGGAAGCCATACCCGATACTTTCGAGCTGCATGATGACGTACCCGATGAACCTTCAGAGATCGTGTTCCGTGCCGAATGGAGCGACCAGTACAAGCTGGCCCGTGCGTATCTCTACGGCAGTGATACGGTGGAACAGGATTTCAATGAAGCGTTTCAATTATTTCTGCTGGAAGCGGAATCCGGCAATGCCCTTGCCATGCATGATCTCGGTAGAATGTTTGCGGACGGCCTTGGCGGAGAGGTTGATCCGGTGGTTTCCCATGAGTGGTATGAAAGGGCGCTCTCCGCTTTCCTTGATGTGGAAGCAGAAAAGCATAAGCCCTATTTACAATACCGCATAGGCAAGATGTACGCTGCCGGATTGGGTACTCCACAGGATTATGGGCAGGCCGCTTCTTGGTTTCAGGAAGCGGTTAATAAAAACCACAAGTATGCTCAGTATTCTCTTGCCGGTCTGTATTATCGCGGTCAGGGTGTTGCGCAGGATTATGAAACGGCTTTCGAGTTATACCGACGATCTGCTGACCAAGACAATCCCTATGCGGATTATGAGCTTGCGAAAATGTTCCGGGACGGAATCGGAACACAAAAGAATACGGACAAATCCGGTGAACACTTCAAACGTGCCTTCACCGGATTTTCTTCTTTAGAGGCTGAAAGCCATGATGATAAGCTCCAATACCGTCTCGGCCAGATGCTTTATACCGGAACCGGGACAAGGCAGGATATTCCCGCAGCCATGATCTATTTTGAGAAGGCTGCCAAGGTTGGAAATGTGAACGCGCAATACATGCTCGGAAAGCTGTGGCTGGAAACCGGCACCGGCGATACAGAGCAGGCAGTCGAATGGCTGACCAAGGCAGCCGATGGTGGAAATGCGGCGGCGCAGTATGCGCTTGCCAAGTTTTATCGTGACGGCACCCATATGCAAAAAGATATTCAAAAAGCAGTGGAGCTGTTCACATTATCCGCAGAACAGAAAAACGAGTATGCGGCCTATCAGCTTGGCAGGCTCTATCTTTCTGGTGAAGATATTCCAAAAGATGCGGCGGCGGCGGTCAGATGGCTTACTTTTTCCTCCGGCCTTGGCGATCAGTACGCTCAATACACATTGGCGAAGCTGTATCTCGTCGGAGAGGATGTCCTCAAAGACATTTCAAACGCAATCCGGCTGTTCACTCTATCCGCAAAACAAAAAAATGAGTACGCTGCCTATCAGCTCGGCAAGTTCTACCTCTCCGGTGAAGATGTTCCGAAAGATGTAGAAGCCGCTGTCCGCTGGCTGACCACATCCGCTGAACAGGGAAATCAGTATGCCCAATATGCTCTCGGCGAGTTGTATTTCTATGACGGTGATGCTCCCCGCGATAAGGAGAAAAGCCTGTACTGGCTTTCCCTTTCCGCACAGCAGGGAAACGTTTACGCGCAGTTCCTAATCGACCGTATCAACGAGTACCGTAATCCGTCCGTAATGCTGGCAGCGACGAGACTAATGCACCGGCTGGAAAATCTGTTCCGTGAGAATTATCACAAGACAACGGGCGGCGCTGCCTTCCGCATCGACCGGAAACGTCTGCGCAGGCTACGGGAGAAAAAACAGGCGCAAGGCCATGCCCGTGACGATTACGAGCAGCAACATCAAATTACTTTATGA
- a CDS encoding DUF6103 family protein, with translation MKKATIQISFDAEKLGAIKQYMGKKDTELQAELGDVMQKLYEKHVPAPVREYIENRELEGTEKPKGSAHPAAFPTGNHGGGSPM, from the coding sequence ATGAAAAAAGCAACCATTCAAATCAGCTTCGATGCGGAAAAACTCGGAGCCATCAAGCAATATATGGGTAAAAAGGATACCGAACTGCAGGCCGAACTGGGCGATGTCATGCAGAAGCTCTATGAAAAGCACGTTCCCGCACCCGTCCGCGAGTATATTGAGAACCGGGAATTGGAAGGAACTGAGAAACCAAAAGGATCGGCTCATCCCGCCGCTTTCCCAACAGGCAATCATGGCGGCGGCAGTCCGATGTAA
- a CDS encoding DUF6329 domain-containing protein has product MLKTKAIFEKKTDDFNPRECVIEKIIDLSTQKYDAFSKNMLADYDFIRDNIDLMFCDEQGAYHCLLVTSKDRPDGILLESEGYSYGRYSGFLPNAADFLAAHPEQAQQLSLSQKENAALAEEKSQCMSMGM; this is encoded by the coding sequence ATGTTAAAGACCAAAGCGATCTTTGAAAAAAAGACGGATGATTTTAATCCAAGGGAGTGTGTAATTGAGAAAATAATTGACCTGTCCACGCAGAAATACGACGCGTTTTCTAAAAACATGCTAGCTGATTATGACTTTATCAGGGACAATATCGACCTGATGTTCTGTGATGAGCAGGGTGCGTATCACTGCCTGCTTGTCACCAGCAAGGACAGGCCGGACGGAATTTTACTCGAATCTGAGGGATATTCCTATGGACGGTACTCGGGGTTTCTTCCCAACGCCGCCGATTTTTTGGCTGCGCATCCGGAGCAGGCGCAGCAGCTAAGTCTGTCTCAAAAGGAGAACGCGGCTCTCGCCGAAGAAAAAAGTCAGTGCATGAGTATGGGCATGTAA
- a CDS encoding M23 family metallopeptidase, whose amino-acid sequence MADPATIALAVKAAVAVATDKRTCKAIGVIIAAAFTPLILCIVVIISMLSGAADNNNAAVDLCFKGGAISSQVPADYATHIQNIQNCFSKLDTAIKDISAEIEDGSIDSVRVKAIFYSLYFGADSLNLSAEDYRNFVGYFVTHKQETNTKSGTTKTVAVPVIDLETIYASIEKKIGKAVTQEERQNAADIYKHITASQDSEVSVNGGMTSPVGSGFISPIGSNWRNLVTSDYGGRTDPIRGDEAFHTGLDLGVPIGTAVHAAINGTVKYVRYDTGGYGHHVVIDRGDGLCTLYGHCSQIVVTAGQSVKQGDLIAYSGSTGRSTGPHLHFEVDINGKSQNPRNYLP is encoded by the coding sequence ATGGCTGATCCCGCAACGATAGCCCTCGCGGTCAAAGCGGCGGTGGCCGTCGCCACCGACAAACGAACGTGTAAAGCCATCGGCGTTATCATTGCCGCCGCCTTTACACCGCTGATTCTTTGCATCGTGGTCATCATAAGTATGCTCTCGGGTGCGGCCGACAACAACAATGCCGCCGTGGATCTGTGCTTCAAGGGTGGCGCAATCTCATCCCAGGTTCCAGCCGACTATGCGACCCACATTCAAAACATACAAAACTGTTTTTCAAAATTGGATACAGCCATAAAAGACATCTCTGCGGAGATTGAGGACGGCAGCATTGACAGCGTTAGGGTAAAGGCAATTTTTTATTCTCTGTATTTCGGCGCTGACAGTCTGAATCTGAGTGCGGAGGATTACCGGAATTTTGTCGGCTACTTTGTCACCCACAAACAAGAAACGAACACAAAATCCGGGACGACCAAGACCGTAGCGGTTCCGGTTATCGATCTTGAAACCATTTACGCGAGCATTGAAAAGAAGATTGGGAAAGCCGTCACGCAGGAGGAAAGGCAAAACGCCGCTGACATTTACAAGCATATCACGGCATCGCAGGATAGTGAGGTCTCCGTCAACGGTGGAATGACATCCCCGGTGGGCAGCGGTTTCATCAGCCCAATTGGTTCTAATTGGCGCAATCTTGTCACATCGGATTATGGCGGACGTACCGATCCAATTCGCGGTGACGAAGCGTTCCACACGGGGCTTGACCTTGGTGTACCAATCGGCACTGCGGTTCACGCCGCGATAAACGGTACCGTCAAATATGTGCGTTACGACACGGGCGGATACGGACATCATGTTGTCATCGACCGGGGCGACGGGCTCTGCACACTTTACGGACACTGTTCGCAGATTGTGGTGACCGCCGGGCAAAGTGTGAAGCAGGGCGACCTCATCGCTTACTCTGGCTCCACTGGCAGAAGTACCGGACCACATCTGCATTTTGAAGTGGACATCAACGGCAAAAGCCAGAATCCTAGAAACTATTTACCGTAA
- a CDS encoding gamma-glutamylcyclotransferase family protein: MKSKILYIAYGSNLNLPQMAFRCPTAKIVGVSEIKDYELLFRGGGRGSVATVEPLKGSNVPILLWALKDKDLQSLDRYEGYLHFYRKGILDVELGGRNVPAMVYVMNDGHQFGSPSDYYLNTIMEGYKSVGFDTDFLEQAVEKSVRLAQEQQAAEPEQGSLFGPKWW; this comes from the coding sequence ATGAAAAGCAAGATTTTGTATATCGCCTACGGCAGCAATCTCAATCTGCCGCAGATGGCGTTCCGATGCCCGACCGCCAAAATAGTCGGGGTGAGTGAAATCAAAGATTATGAGCTTCTGTTCCGCGGCGGCGGCCGTGGCTCGGTGGCGACGGTGGAGCCGCTCAAGGGGAGCAATGTTCCCATACTTCTGTGGGCGTTAAAGGATAAAGACCTGCAGTCTCTTGACCGCTATGAGGGATATCTCCATTTTTATCGCAAGGGAATCCTTGACGTGGAGTTGGGAGGAAGGAATGTTCCAGCCATGGTTTATGTCATGAATGACGGTCATCAATTTGGTTCTCCATCAGATTATTACCTGAACACTATCATGGAGGGATACAAAAGCGTGGGCTTTGACACCGATTTTTTAGAACAAGCTGTGGAGAAATCCGTCCGACTGGCGCAGGAGCAGCAGGCGGCCGAACCGGAACAGGGTAGTTTGTTCGGCCCAAAATGGTGGTGA
- a CDS encoding amidoligase family protein → MDLRDQRFGIEVELTGLSRQRAAQVLSEHFGTRLSHDGGVYDAYSVLDSQSRTWKIVSDASIHEECKQGRADSNYRVEMVSPICKYGDIATIQEIVRKLRAAGAVANSSCGIHVHVDASPHNANTLRNITNIMASKEDLIYKALQVSVSREHSYCKKVDERFLEELNRKKPKNLADVSRIWYNGEDRSYHHYDDSRYHCLNLHSVFSKGTIEFRLFNSTTHAGKIKAYIQLSLAISHQALSQRCASRTRTQSTNEKYTFRTWLLRLGLIGDEFKTARLHLLENLDGCIAWKDPAQAEQQKELLRQKKEKEQEQAAAPAPAEQNQEDTEQTEDEESPGFFMSM, encoded by the coding sequence ATGGATCTAAGAGATCAGCGCTTTGGTATTGAAGTCGAGCTGACAGGGCTGTCACGCCAGCGGGCCGCGCAGGTTTTATCGGAGCATTTCGGCACACGGTTGTCTCATGACGGCGGTGTTTATGACGCCTATTCCGTGCTGGACAGCCAAAGCCGCACGTGGAAAATCGTAAGCGACGCCAGTATTCATGAGGAATGCAAGCAAGGCAGAGCCGATTCCAATTACCGTGTTGAGATGGTCAGCCCCATCTGTAAATATGGGGACATCGCAACCATACAGGAAATCGTGCGCAAGCTTCGCGCCGCGGGAGCCGTCGCAAATTCAAGTTGCGGGATACACGTTCATGTGGATGCTTCGCCCCACAATGCCAATACCCTGCGCAACATCACCAACATTATGGCGAGCAAGGAGGATCTGATTTACAAAGCGCTACAGGTCAGCGTTTCCCGCGAACACAGCTACTGCAAAAAGGTGGATGAGCGTTTTCTGGAGGAACTCAACCGCAAAAAGCCGAAAAATCTGGCTGACGTTAGCCGCATCTGGTATAACGGCGAGGACAGGAGCTACCACCATTACGATGACAGCCGATACCACTGCCTAAATCTTCACAGCGTGTTTTCCAAAGGCACGATAGAATTTCGCCTGTTCAATTCCACTACTCATGCCGGAAAAATCAAGGCGTACATCCAGCTCAGCCTCGCCATCAGCCATCAGGCGCTTTCCCAGCGTTGCGCCAGCCGTACCAGAACCCAAAGCACAAATGAAAAATACACCTTCCGCACTTGGCTGCTACGGCTGGGTCTCATCGGCGACGAATTCAAAACAGCACGGCTTCATCTGCTGGAAAATCTGGACGGCTGCATCGCGTGGAAAGACCCTGCGCAGGCTGAACAGCAGAAAGAGCTTCTGCGTCAGAAAAAAGAGAAGGAGCAGGAACAGGCAGCCGCCCCAGCACCGGCTGAACAAAATCAGGAGGACACCGAACAGACCGAGGACGAAGAAAGCCCCGGCTTTTTTATGTCCATGTAA
- a CDS encoding VirB4 family type IV secretion system protein, which produces MNKDRKERTVQQSDDVHIQEFLDMIAPSIIKFNTDHFICGNTFRCVWALREYPTATDEQAILRHLGEKDGITLRIYTRHVTPVEEKKIISNAANKNRMNRSNTNDLQQTVTAESNLQDVATIVTQMHRNKEPLLHTAVYIELSAHDPDQLKLLQTEVLTELIRSKLNVDRLMLRQQQGFICVMPSGWNVFGDQFERVLPASSVANLYPFNYSGKTDANGFYLGRDKFGSNILVDFNKRADDKTNANILILGNSGQGKSYLLKLILCNMCESGMHVLALDPEMEYEDLTNNLGGCFIDLMSGEYIINVLEPKTWDETGDPKDTEAPQAFRQASKLSQHISFLKDFFRTYKDFNDRQIDTIEIMLGKLYDKWGITDQSDFNQLKSTDYPILSDLYELIEAEYKAFDESKRQLYTADTLREICLGLHSLCKGAESEFFDGHTNITSSSFVTFGVKGLLQASKNIRNALLFNVLSYMSNELLTTGNTVASIDEFYLFLTNLTAVEYIRNFMKRVRKKDSAVILASQNLEDFNIDGIREYTKPLFSIPTHQFLFNAGAIDAKFYIDTLQLEQSEYNLIRYPQRGVCLYKCGNERYNLMVQAPEHKAKLFGKAGGR; this is translated from the coding sequence ATGAATAAAGACAGGAAAGAAAGAACAGTTCAGCAGTCGGACGATGTTCACATTCAGGAGTTTCTGGATATGATAGCCCCTTCAATCATCAAATTCAACACCGACCACTTTATCTGCGGCAACACATTCAGGTGCGTTTGGGCACTTAGGGAATATCCGACAGCCACCGATGAGCAGGCCATTCTGCGGCATTTGGGGGAAAAAGACGGGATTACCCTGCGCATCTACACCCGACATGTCACGCCGGTGGAAGAAAAGAAAATCATATCCAACGCGGCTAATAAAAACCGCATGAATCGAAGTAACACCAACGATCTCCAGCAGACCGTCACCGCCGAAAGCAACCTGCAGGATGTGGCGACCATCGTGACGCAGATGCACCGGAACAAGGAACCGCTGCTCCACACTGCCGTATATATTGAGTTATCGGCGCACGACCCTGACCAACTCAAGCTGCTACAGACCGAGGTGCTGACCGAACTGATCCGATCAAAGCTCAATGTTGACCGTCTCATGCTCCGCCAGCAGCAGGGCTTTATCTGCGTGATGCCTTCCGGTTGGAACGTGTTCGGCGATCAGTTTGAACGGGTGCTGCCAGCATCCTCGGTCGCAAACCTGTACCCATTTAATTATTCCGGTAAGACAGACGCCAACGGTTTCTATCTTGGCCGTGACAAATTTGGCAGCAATATCCTCGTGGATTTTAATAAACGTGCCGACGATAAGACCAACGCCAACATCCTGATCCTCGGCAATTCCGGACAGGGCAAGTCATATTTATTAAAGCTCATCCTCTGCAATATGTGCGAGTCTGGCATGCATGTGCTGGCGTTAGACCCTGAAATGGAGTACGAGGATCTGACCAATAACCTCGGCGGATGCTTCATCGACCTGATGAGCGGCGAGTATATCATCAATGTTCTGGAGCCGAAAACATGGGATGAAACCGGTGACCCAAAGGATACGGAAGCACCTCAGGCATTTCGTCAAGCCTCAAAACTCAGCCAGCATATCAGTTTTCTCAAGGACTTTTTCAGAACCTACAAGGACTTCAATGACCGCCAGATCGACACCATCGAAATTATGCTCGGCAAGCTCTACGACAAATGGGGCATCACCGATCAAAGTGATTTTAATCAACTAAAATCAACGGATTACCCGATTCTGTCAGATCTGTACGAGCTTATTGAGGCTGAATACAAAGCTTTCGATGAAAGCAAACGCCAACTATATACCGCGGACACGCTGCGGGAAATCTGCCTTGGACTCCACTCCCTGTGCAAGGGCGCGGAGTCCGAATTTTTTGACGGACACACCAACATCACCAGCAGCAGCTTTGTAACCTTTGGTGTGAAGGGCCTGCTACAGGCAAGCAAAAATATCCGCAACGCCTTGCTATTTAATGTCCTTTCGTATATGAGCAACGAGCTTCTGACTACCGGAAACACAGTCGCCAGCATTGACGAGTTTTACCTGTTCCTTACCAATCTCACCGCAGTGGAGTACATCCGCAACTTCATGAAGCGTGTTCGTAAAAAGGATAGCGCCGTGATTCTCGCCAGTCAAAACCTCGAAGATTTCAATATCGATGGCATCCGGGAGTATACCAAGCCCCTGTTCTCTATCCCGACGCATCAGTTTTTGTTCAACGCGGGGGCGATTGATGCTAAATTTTACATCGATACCCTCCAGCTCGAACAGAGCGAATATAATCTCATCCGTTACCCGCAACGCGGCGTATGCCTGTACAAATGCGGCAACGAACGGTACAACCTCATGGTTCAGGCCCCAGAGCACAAGGCAAAGCTGTTCGGAAAGGCTGGCGGCCGATGA